The following is a genomic window from Oncorhynchus keta strain PuntledgeMale-10-30-2019 unplaced genomic scaffold, Oket_V2 Un_contig_6232_pilon_pilon, whole genome shotgun sequence.
CTTTCACAGGCCAGGCACAGATAGTTCTGCTAGAAAGATAGTGTGTGAGGGAAGAGAGTGTGTGAGGGAAGAGAGTGTGTGTCCGCTGTTATTTGGTGGTTGGCCAGGTCCATTGAGTGATGGCTGGGCTGCGTGGCGTGGCTTGCAGGTAATTGCTGATTTGGTTGGCCAGCCGATGACAGAGAAACCTGcagagatagacacacacacacaggcgctcgcgcacacacacacgtccatgCCAGTCGATGACAGAGAGACGCTAGCGCTGGAGTACTCAAACCAGTGAACGACACAGATATACACACTTGAAGAGAtatatgcacacactcacacactcacacactctcacactctcactcacacacactcacactcacacactctcacacacacacactcacacactcacacactcacacactctcacacacacacactcacacactcacacactctcacacactcacacactcacacactctcacacactcacacactcacactcacacactcacacactcacacactcacacactcacacactcacacactcacacactcacacactcacacactcacacactctcacactctcacacactcacacactcacactcacacactcacacactcacacactcacacactcacacacactcacacactcacacactcacacactcacacacactcacacactcacactctcacacactcacactctcacacactcacacactcacacactcacacacactctcacacactcacacactcacacactctcacacactcacacactctcacacactcacactctcacacactcacactctcacacactcacacactcacacacactctcacacacacacactctcacacactcactcacacactcacacactcacacactcacacactctcacacactcacacactctca
Proteins encoded in this region:
- the LOC127925759 gene encoding histidine-rich glycoprotein-like, encoding MHTLTHSHTLTLSLTHTHTHTLSHTHTHTLTHSHTLTHTHSHTHTLSHTHTLTHSHTLTHSHSHTHTLTHSHTHTLTHSHTHTLTHSHTLTLSHTHTLTLTHSHTHTLTHSHTLTHSHTHTLTHTHTLTLSHTHTLTHSHTHTLTHTLTHSHTHTLSHTHTLSHTHTLTHSHSHTLTHSHTLSHTHTLTHSLTHSHTHTLTHSHTLTHSHTLTLSHTHTLTHSHTHTHSHTHTHSHTHTHSHTHTHSHTHTHSHTHTHSHTHTLTHSHTHTHSHTHTLSHTHSHTHTLTHSHTHTHSHTHTLSHTHTLTHTLTHTHSHTLTHSHTHTLTHTLTHTHSHTLTHSHTHTHSHTHTLSHTHTLTHD